The Lineus longissimus chromosome 2, tnLinLong1.2, whole genome shotgun sequence genome window below encodes:
- the LOC135482997 gene encoding potassium voltage-gated channel protein Shaw-like, translating into MGDDDEGVVYIPRNLSLNDRDIMVMNVGGTRFEVNRKSLAKYPGTKLFEIAGDARSNDCKEVFLDRNPAVFDTILNYYRTGELHIPNYLCGPFVRGELKYYNIADHFIEPCCWVGYSAHIDTEAALAKFDGTKDETEKVHPDTLSGWKQLKNKTWVFMEDPNSSLAAKVFASWSFFLVILSIIIFCLETHPFFIGPVALNNTFIREVYILNEYPPMRGLVVVDNICNGWFLIEFMVKFAVSPSKGKFLVTAFSVIEIFSLVPYYIGMGLALSFQNHIENLGVALEVLFFFKMIRILRIFTLMRHIRALKILVYTLIASTKELLLLVLILLIGVIVFACLIYLAERREVNTFFPHIPISLWWAMVTITTLGYGDLRPTTWQGYIVGSMCAATGVLIIALTVPIVVNNFSVYYTFAQRTSRLKERRMEKEKQERRMSIMMKALKHMHTTDGNTPSIRNGGSANIFARLRKKKREVADAHINLGNGTIRAESALSTTTMSSHGDSNRHTNIPIDDKPRVQNGVVNRSFSMQSDINNLNVSVGSDKKPILQNKISDPHLLNVGQTQEGSTLRLQPSPTPSEKNFDVSISDKSSVSYHLQKPAISVSLSQPEVTNSKESLNDSRQIANSEHHRLLPAVETPSKDECEESKT; encoded by the exons ATGGGGGACGACGACGAAGGTGTTGTTTATATCCCAAGGAATCTCTCTCTCAACGATAGGGATATTATGGTGATGAATGTAGGCGGCACGAGATTTGAAGTCAATCGAAAATCTTTGGCCAAATATCCCGGGACAAAACTCTTTGAGATTGCCGGTGATGCAAGGTCTAACGACTGCAAGGAAGTTTTCTTGGACCGGAACCCCGCAGTCTTTGACACAATTCTGAATTATTACAGAACCGGGGAACTTCACATCCCAAACTATCTATGCGGCCCTTTTGTGAGGGGTGAGCTGAAGTATTATAATATTGCTGATCATTTTATTGAACCCTGCTGTTGGGTTGGATATTCTGCGCACATAGACACTGAGGCAGCTCTGGCGAAATTTGACGGGACGAAAGACGAAACGGAAAAGGTTCACCCGGATACGTTGAGCGGTTGGAAACAACTTAAGAACAAGACATGGGTTTTTATGGAAGACCCGAATTCATCGCTTGCAGCCAAG GTCTTTGCCTCCTGGTCTTTCTTTCTGGTTATCTTGTCCATCATAATCTTCTGCCTCGAAACCCACCCTTTTTTCATCGGACCAGTGGCACTCAACAACACATTCATTCGGGAGGTTTACATTCTGAACGAATACCCACCAATGCGTGGACTGGTGGTCGTGGACAACATTTGCAACGGCTGGTTCCTTATAGAATTCATGGTGAAGTTTGCGGTGTCGCCGTCCAAAGGGAAATTTCTCGTAACAGCTTTCAGCGTgattgaaatattctcacttGTGCCATATTATATTGGAATGGGCTTAGCCCTTAGTTTCCAGAACCATATAGAGAATCTCGGAGTCGCCTTGGAAGTCTTgttcttcttcaaaatgatacgAATTCTTCGTATCTTTACCCTGATGCGTCACATTCGCGCCTTGAAAATTCTTGTGTATACCCTGATTGCAAGTACCAAAGAACTTCTCTTGTTGGTGCTGATCCTCCTCATCGGCGTCATCGTTTTCGCCTGTCTCATATACCTCGCGGAACGGAGAGAAGTCAACACATTCTTCCCACATATTCCGATATCTTTGTGGTGGGCAATGGTTACCATTACAACTCTAGGATATGGCGACTTGAGACCAACCACGTGGCAAGGATATATCGTGGGTTCTATGTGTGCTGCGACGGGTGTACTGATCATTGCGCTGACTGTGCCAATTGTGGTGAATAACTTCAGCGTTTACTACACTTTTGCCCAAAGGACGTCCCGTCTGAAGGAGCGACGCATGGAGAAGGAGAAGCAGGAACGACGGATGTCCATTATGATGAAAGCGCTAAAGCATATGCATACAACCGACGGAAACACACCATCAATCAGAAATGGTGGTTCTGCAAACATATTCGCTCGGTTACGAAAAAAGAAGAGGGAAGTTGCAGATGCCCACATAAACTTAGGCAATGGCACAATACGTGCGGAATCTGCTCTCTCTACGACCACAATGAGTAGTCATGGGGATTCAAACAGACACACAAACATACCCATTGATGACAAACCTCGTGTTCAAAATGGTGTTGTCAATCGGAGCTTCTCTATGCAAAGTGATATCAATAACCTTAACGTTAGTGTCGGCAGTGACAAAAAACCAATTCTGCAAAATAAAATTTCTGATCCACACTTATTAAATGTAGGACAGACACAAGAGGGAAGTACCCTCAGACTCCAGCCCTCTCCAACACCTTCTGAGAAAAATTTCGACGTTAGTATTTCCGACAAATCGAGTGTTAGTTATCATTTACAAAAGCCAGCGATATCCGTATCTCTGTCTCAGCCAGAGGTAACAAACAGTAAGGAAAGTCTTAATGACAGTCGACAGATTGCAAATAGTGAGCACCACAGGTTACTCCCGGCGGTAGAGACACCATCGAAAGACGAGTGTGAAGAATCTAAAACGTAA